Proteins from one Deltaproteobacteria bacterium genomic window:
- the lysS gene encoding lysine--tRNA ligase, whose protein sequence is MADLPQAGATSSIEDQIRLREQKAQMLREKGAHPYGNGVSVPHTTEFVRVRHADDDAGRLEQDQSEPYGVAGRVVALRTMGKASFLSLRDRTGDLQIFVKKDKVGDPAYELLKLTDLGDIVFARGRAMRTKTGELSIEAAEYRVLTKALRPPPEKWHGLTDHETRYRQRYVDLAASLQVREIFRRRTRLIAGLRQFLDERDFIEVETPVLHKPEEAGGATAKPFETHHNALDLDLKLRIALELHLKRLVVGGLERVYEIGRVFRNEGIDRRHNPEFTMLEFYQAYATYEDLMVLTEQMIARLATEVTGADEVTFQGTKIKLEPPWPRISMLGEVAKIYRAGGTESEQLDALARLSPDQWLGRVEDREMREKFAKAPSAGEKIAWAFEALVEPMLPKGRACFVVDFPLEISPLARKRDSEPRLVDRFEAFAGGMEIANAFSELNDPRDQEERFRAQVEAATRGDEETMPWDRDYVRALEHGMPPTAGEGVGIDRLAMLFTDSPSIRDVVLFPLLKPEENS, encoded by the coding sequence ATGGCCGACCTTCCCCAGGCTGGAGCGACCAGCTCGATCGAGGATCAGATCCGCCTCCGCGAGCAGAAGGCGCAGATGTTGCGGGAGAAGGGAGCGCATCCGTACGGAAACGGCGTTTCCGTTCCGCACACGACCGAGTTCGTGCGCGTCCGACACGCCGATGACGATGCCGGACGGCTGGAGCAGGACCAGAGCGAGCCGTACGGCGTGGCGGGGCGGGTCGTGGCTTTGCGCACCATGGGGAAAGCGAGCTTCCTCAGCCTGCGCGACCGGACCGGAGACCTGCAGATCTTCGTCAAGAAGGACAAGGTCGGCGACCCGGCGTACGAGCTGCTGAAGCTCACCGATCTGGGCGACATCGTCTTCGCGCGCGGTCGCGCCATGCGGACGAAGACCGGCGAGCTCTCGATCGAGGCGGCGGAATATCGCGTCCTCACCAAGGCGCTGCGTCCGCCGCCGGAGAAGTGGCACGGGCTGACCGATCACGAGACGCGCTACCGGCAGCGCTACGTCGACCTGGCCGCGAGCCTTCAGGTGCGCGAGATCTTCCGGCGGCGGACGAGGCTGATCGCCGGCTTGCGGCAGTTCCTCGACGAGCGCGACTTCATCGAGGTGGAGACGCCGGTGCTGCACAAGCCAGAGGAGGCGGGGGGAGCGACGGCGAAGCCGTTCGAAACGCACCACAACGCGCTGGACCTCGATCTGAAATTGCGGATCGCGCTCGAGCTGCACCTGAAGCGGCTGGTCGTCGGCGGCCTGGAACGGGTCTACGAGATCGGCCGCGTGTTCCGGAACGAGGGGATCGATCGCAGGCACAATCCCGAGTTCACCATGCTCGAGTTCTACCAGGCGTACGCGACGTACGAAGACCTGATGGTGTTGACCGAGCAGATGATCGCGCGGCTCGCCACCGAGGTCACCGGCGCGGACGAGGTGACGTTCCAGGGGACGAAGATCAAGCTCGAGCCGCCCTGGCCGCGCATCTCGATGCTGGGCGAGGTGGCGAAGATCTATCGCGCCGGCGGCACCGAGTCCGAGCAGCTGGACGCGCTGGCGAGGCTTTCCCCGGACCAGTGGCTGGGCCGCGTCGAGGACCGGGAGATGAGGGAGAAATTCGCCAAGGCGCCGTCGGCGGGGGAAAAGATCGCCTGGGCGTTCGAAGCGTTGGTGGAACCCATGCTGCCGAAGGGCCGGGCCTGTTTCGTGGTGGACTTTCCGCTGGAGATCTCGCCGCTGGCGCGCAAGCGGGACTCCGAGCCGCGGCTCGTAGACAGGTTCGAGGCGTTTGCCGGCGGGATGGAGATCGCCAATGCCTTTTCCGAATTGAACGACCCGCGCGACCAGGAAGAGCGCTTTCGCGCCCAGGTGGAAGCGGCGACCCGTGGCGACGAGGAGACGATGCCCTGGGACCGCGACTACGTCCGCGCGTTGGAGCACGGGATGCCGCCCACCGCCGGAGAAGGAGTGGGCATCGACCGGCTGGCAATGCTCTTCACCGACTCTCCCAGCATCCGCGACGTCGTCCTCTTCCCCCTGCTCAAGCCTGAGGAGAACAGTTGA
- a CDS encoding FtsX-like permease family protein: MNIRWRPGPRADERGAARAGARASLVSLAALMLFLIGAAMQYSLALWLGSASTLSRDAVTAISFGAEGLWFLLSGFALSFLGRGYRPVENVVASSLFGVATFFLLRTLKPPSFSYDRFFASGGELVVWALCAAAASWLLAMWGASFGMLIGANGHVDPRLGYEWGIARTHLRLNRRTAFTLALLAVLPPGLFYALGIGASLRDPHQRVLIHPMHILFTVAVVLASLTAVGRWIHHRAQLARLQPGQRRKRPATVVMTGISVAGVAVGVWALTVVLSVMSGFESDLKRKILGTNSHALLLKYSADFSEWRSVMPKVSAVPGIVGVSPFILNEVILSHGQTVTGAELKGIDAGTAGSVSELPRQVIAGELGWLSKPQDIPGSERVVEPRGEAAKQLGGPEYEQYLEDTLKRRQAHPEEAPKLDPEALRNLAGICIGKEMSHQLRAWVGDVVNVLTPLGEMTPTGPVPRSRPFRVACILYSGMYEYDSKFVYIGIPEAQKFFRMGDNVVGLELKFADVDAARALGRRVVAALGGFPYRTKDWAELNRNLFSALKLEKLAMAIILTFIVLVACFNILSTLIMLVLEKTKEISILKSMGARDASVMKIFVVEGLTIGAIGTAMGLLLGLASCSFIEKFGLQLDPDVYYISNLPVNVDGGQFVMVAAISLALSYLATLYPATKASRLSPVDGLREE, from the coding sequence TTGAACATCCGCTGGCGGCCGGGCCCGCGCGCGGACGAGCGCGGCGCGGCCAGGGCGGGCGCGCGCGCTTCGCTCGTCTCTCTCGCTGCGTTGATGCTGTTTCTGATCGGTGCGGCGATGCAGTACTCGCTGGCGCTCTGGCTCGGTTCGGCGTCGACGCTGTCGCGCGACGCCGTGACCGCCATCTCGTTTGGCGCGGAAGGGCTCTGGTTCCTGCTTTCCGGCTTCGCCCTCAGCTTTCTCGGGCGCGGGTATCGGCCGGTGGAGAACGTGGTCGCCTCGTCGCTGTTCGGAGTCGCGACCTTCTTCCTGTTGCGTACGCTCAAGCCGCCTTCGTTCTCGTACGACCGGTTCTTCGCCAGCGGTGGGGAGCTGGTGGTGTGGGCGCTCTGCGCAGCCGCGGCGTCGTGGCTGCTGGCGATGTGGGGCGCGTCGTTCGGGATGCTGATCGGCGCGAACGGACACGTCGACCCGCGCCTCGGCTACGAATGGGGCATCGCCCGCACGCATCTGAGGTTGAACCGCCGCACCGCATTCACGCTGGCGTTGCTTGCGGTCCTTCCGCCGGGGCTGTTCTACGCGCTCGGGATCGGCGCGTCGCTGCGCGATCCGCATCAGCGGGTCCTGATCCATCCGATGCACATCCTCTTCACGGTCGCGGTGGTTCTCGCCTCGCTGACCGCCGTGGGCAGGTGGATCCACCACCGCGCGCAGCTGGCGAGGCTACAGCCTGGGCAGCGGCGCAAGCGTCCCGCGACCGTGGTGATGACGGGAATCTCCGTGGCCGGCGTCGCCGTCGGCGTCTGGGCGCTGACCGTGGTGCTCTCGGTGATGAGCGGATTCGAGTCGGATCTCAAGCGCAAGATCCTCGGCACCAATTCGCACGCGCTGCTGCTGAAGTATTCGGCGGACTTCTCGGAGTGGCGATCGGTGATGCCGAAGGTGTCCGCCGTTCCCGGCATCGTCGGGGTCTCGCCGTTCATCCTCAACGAGGTGATCCTCTCGCACGGACAGACCGTCACCGGCGCGGAGCTGAAAGGCATCGACGCGGGGACCGCGGGCTCGGTGAGCGAGCTGCCGCGGCAGGTGATCGCCGGCGAGCTGGGTTGGCTCTCCAAGCCGCAGGACATTCCCGGAAGCGAACGGGTGGTGGAGCCGCGCGGCGAGGCCGCGAAGCAGCTCGGGGGACCCGAGTACGAGCAGTACCTGGAGGACACGCTCAAGCGGCGCCAGGCGCATCCCGAGGAGGCGCCAAAGCTCGATCCGGAGGCGCTGCGCAACCTCGCGGGCATCTGCATCGGCAAGGAGATGTCGCACCAGCTCCGCGCCTGGGTGGGCGACGTGGTCAACGTGCTCACGCCGCTCGGCGAGATGACGCCGACCGGGCCGGTGCCGCGCAGCCGTCCCTTCCGGGTGGCGTGCATCCTCTACTCGGGGATGTACGAATACGACTCGAAGTTCGTCTACATCGGCATCCCCGAGGCGCAGAAGTTCTTCCGCATGGGCGACAACGTCGTCGGGCTCGAGCTGAAGTTCGCCGACGTCGATGCCGCTCGCGCGCTCGGGCGCCGCGTGGTGGCGGCCCTCGGCGGATTTCCCTACCGCACCAAGGACTGGGCGGAGCTGAACCGCAACCTCTTCTCCGCGCTGAAGCTGGAGAAGCTGGCGATGGCCATCATCCTCACCTTCATCGTCCTGGTCGCGTGCTTCAACATCCTCAGCACGCTGATCATGCTGGTGCTGGAGAAGACCAAGGAGATCTCCATCCTCAAGTCGATGGGCGCGCGCGATGCGAGCGTCATGAAGATCTTCGTGGTCGAGGGGCTGACCATCGGCGCCATCGGCACGGCGATGGGTCTTCTGTTGGGGCTCGCTTCCTGCTCGTTCATCGAAAAGTTCGGGCTCCAGCTCGACCCCGACGTCTATTACATCTCGAATCTGCCAGTGAACGTGGACGGCGGGCAGTTCGTGATGGTGGCCGCGATCTCGCTCGCGCTCAGCTATCTGGCGACGCTCTATCCCGCGACCAAGGCCAGCCGACTCTCGCCGGTGGACGGGCTGCGGGAGGAATGA
- a CDS encoding ABC transporter ATP-binding protein, with product MAPLVEARQVHKSYWLGEKEIHVLRGASFSLEGGEMASLVGPSGVGKSTFLHVIGTLDPPTGGEVLFDGRDAFAMTEEELAAFRNRSVGFVFQFHYLLPEFTALQNASMPGMINRLSREQAETQAEEMLEIVGLGHRLDHKPGELSGGEQQRVALARALVLKPRLLLADEPTGNLDEATGEGIHHLLVELNQRLGIAAIVVTHNPRLAERMPRRLRLSEGLVADA from the coding sequence TTGGCTCCCCTCGTCGAAGCGCGGCAGGTGCACAAGTCGTACTGGCTCGGGGAGAAGGAGATCCATGTCCTGCGCGGCGCCAGCTTCTCGCTCGAGGGCGGCGAGATGGCCTCGCTGGTGGGACCGAGCGGAGTGGGCAAGAGCACCTTCCTGCACGTCATCGGCACGCTCGATCCGCCCACCGGCGGAGAGGTGCTGTTCGACGGGCGCGACGCCTTTGCCATGACCGAAGAGGAACTGGCGGCGTTCCGGAATCGCAGCGTCGGATTCGTCTTCCAGTTCCACTACCTCCTGCCCGAATTCACCGCGCTGCAGAACGCGTCGATGCCCGGAATGATCAATCGGCTGTCGCGGGAGCAGGCGGAGACGCAGGCGGAGGAGATGCTCGAGATCGTGGGGCTCGGCCACCGGCTCGACCACAAGCCGGGCGAGCTTTCGGGCGGCGAGCAGCAGCGGGTTGCGCTCGCCCGGGCGTTGGTCCTGAAGCCACGGCTGCTGCTGGCCGACGAGCCGACCGGTAACCTCGACGAGGCCACCGGAGAAGGCATCCACCACCTCCTGGTCGAACTGAACCAGCGTCTGGGAATCGCGGCGATCGTCGTGACGCACAATCCCCGGCTGGCCGAGCGGATGCCACGACGGCTGCGGCTGTCCGAGGGCCTGGTTGCGGATGCTTAA
- a CDS encoding amidohydrolase family protein: MILLALLLAAAPRVVYVKAGRLFDGLSESYKQNVALKIENDRIAATNVSIPPGARVIDLSNATVLPGLIDCHVHLESRADHFEDIWTFKTSPLAPAMTAVVHARRTLEAGFTTVRDVGSEPFLAADLRDLINEGYFPGPRIVASGPCISITGGHCDLNHYPPNVRVDLYPLERDFHVADGADQLRHVIRAHVQHGVDVIKVAASGGVFSRGDTPGAPQFTYEELRVAVEEAHKAGRRIAAHAHGTQSIKDATRAGIDSIEHGTLIDDEGIRLMKERGTFLVGDVYNDDYILAHAEDLRIPREYVDKERAIGQIQRDNWAKAVRAGVRVAFGTDAGIYPHGDNAKQFAWMVRLGLSPARAILAATAWAAELLDRQKDVGTVQAGRYADLIAVPGDPLKDVRVLERVPFVMKGGAVIKDELSATSAGPASSSSSR; encoded by the coding sequence ATGATCCTGCTCGCGCTGCTGCTCGCCGCCGCGCCTCGCGTGGTCTACGTGAAGGCGGGACGGCTCTTCGACGGTCTCTCCGAGTCGTACAAACAGAACGTCGCGCTGAAGATCGAGAACGACCGCATTGCCGCGACGAACGTCTCCATCCCGCCGGGGGCGCGCGTCATCGATCTTTCCAACGCGACGGTGCTGCCGGGCTTGATCGACTGCCACGTGCACCTCGAGTCGCGCGCGGACCACTTCGAGGACATCTGGACCTTCAAGACCTCGCCGCTCGCGCCCGCGATGACGGCGGTGGTCCACGCCAGGCGCACGCTGGAAGCAGGCTTCACCACCGTGCGCGACGTCGGCTCCGAGCCGTTCCTTGCCGCCGACCTTCGCGACCTGATCAACGAAGGCTACTTCCCGGGGCCACGCATCGTGGCCAGCGGCCCCTGCATCAGCATCACGGGAGGTCACTGCGATCTGAACCACTATCCTCCCAACGTGCGCGTCGACCTCTACCCGCTCGAGCGCGACTTCCACGTCGCCGACGGCGCCGATCAGCTCCGTCATGTCATCCGCGCCCATGTCCAGCACGGCGTCGACGTGATCAAGGTCGCGGCCAGCGGCGGCGTGTTCTCCCGCGGCGACACTCCCGGAGCCCCACAATTCACGTACGAGGAGCTGCGGGTCGCAGTGGAGGAAGCGCACAAGGCCGGCCGTCGCATCGCGGCGCACGCCCATGGCACCCAGAGCATCAAGGACGCCACACGCGCCGGCATCGACTCCATCGAGCACGGCACCCTGATCGACGACGAAGGCATCCGCCTGATGAAGGAGCGCGGCACCTTCCTGGTCGGCGACGTCTACAACGACGACTACATCCTCGCTCACGCCGAGGACTTGCGCATCCCGCGGGAGTACGTCGACAAGGAACGCGCCATCGGCCAGATCCAGCGCGACAACTGGGCGAAGGCGGTCAGGGCAGGAGTCCGCGTCGCCTTCGGGACCGACGCCGGCATCTACCCGCACGGCGACAACGCGAAGCAGTTCGCCTGGATGGTGCGCCTCGGTCTCTCCCCGGCGCGCGCCATCCTCGCCGCCACCGCCTGGGCCGCGGAGCTGCTCGATCGGCAGAAAGACGTCGGCACCGTCCAGGCCGGCCGTTACGCCGACCTGATTGCGGTGCCGGGCGATCCCTTGAAGGACGTGCGCGTCCTCGAGCGCGTGCCCTTCGTGATGAAGGGTGGCGCGGTGATCAAGGACGAGCTGTCCGCTACTTCGGCTGGTCCTGCGAGCTCGAGCTCTTCGAGGTAG
- a CDS encoding DNA adenine methylase, with protein MPVVQLRRPESALRTSFPEDGVRAAPFLKWVGGKTSLLPELLRHVPPRIRRYHEPFVGGGALFFAVVPRRAVLSDNNAELVHCYRQVRDDVHAVLAALARHVYERQHYQGVRALDPLHLSSAERAARFIYLNKTCFNGLWRVNRAGRFNVPIGRYTNPRFYDPGALLAASSVLARTDLLHAPFEDAILKAAPGDFVYLDPPYDPVSATSSFASYTADGFTWDDQKRLARACIALNRRGVRFLLSNSATDRVRELYRGFEQRLVRAPRFINSKAECRGRVDELLVFNA; from the coding sequence ATGCCCGTCGTGCAGCTCCGCCGCCCGGAATCAGCTCTGCGCACCTCGTTTCCCGAGGACGGCGTCAGGGCGGCACCGTTCCTCAAATGGGTCGGCGGCAAGACCTCGCTCCTCCCCGAGCTGCTCCGCCACGTCCCCCCGCGCATCCGCCGATATCACGAGCCGTTCGTCGGCGGCGGCGCCCTCTTTTTCGCCGTCGTACCCCGCCGCGCCGTCCTCAGCGACAACAACGCCGAGCTCGTCCACTGTTACCGCCAGGTCCGCGACGACGTCCACGCCGTCCTCGCAGCGCTCGCGCGGCACGTCTACGAACGGCAGCATTACCAGGGCGTCCGCGCCCTCGATCCGCTCCACCTCTCTTCCGCCGAGCGCGCCGCCCGGTTCATCTACCTGAACAAGACATGCTTCAACGGCCTCTGGCGCGTGAACCGCGCCGGGCGCTTCAACGTCCCCATCGGACGCTACACGAATCCGCGCTTCTACGACCCGGGGGCGCTGCTCGCCGCCAGCAGCGTGCTGGCGCGGACGGACCTCCTCCACGCGCCGTTCGAGGATGCGATCCTCAAGGCCGCGCCCGGCGATTTCGTCTACCTCGATCCGCCGTACGATCCCGTCTCCGCCACCTCCAGCTTCGCCAGTTACACGGCCGACGGCTTCACCTGGGACGATCAGAAGCGCCTCGCGCGCGCCTGCATCGCCTTGAACCGGCGGGGAGTCCGATTCCTGCTCTCCAATTCCGCCACCGATCGGGTGCGGGAGCTCTATCGCGGTTTCGAGCAGCGCCTGGTCCGGGCGCCGCGGTTCATCAATTCGAAAGCGGAGTGCCGCGGGCGGGTCGATGAACTGCTAGTCTTCAACGCATGA
- the bamA gene encoding outer membrane protein assembly factor BamA, whose amino-acid sequence MARINVQGNRRVETDAIRAAMPMKPGDSYDREKLKSALLAVWKMGYFNDVKLDVSAAKPPLTGYTLTVLVSEKPAVREIKLQGNEELSKDDFKDTIEVKPFQILDQQAVRKSARKMQEKYVEKGFFLAEVTPKIVPLPNNEVNVIFQVNEHAKITVKEVRFVGNHALSDSELKDAMLTQEGGPFSFLTGAGTYREEAFQRDEVVLQGLYFDQGYIYVKFGKPAIELSPDKRYIFITMPIEEGDPFDVGKIDVGGDLLVPREQLLGLIGTRSGERFSKTRLQNDMNRLLDVYKDKGYAYANVTPDTAVDAEKRLVDLTYVFQKGQPVTIEKIEMVGNNKTRDKVIRREMRIAEGDLYSGTGVRASKARVTALGFFDSVEINQKRGTTDDKMILEVSVKEKLTGTFQVGFGFAGGENFFGQAQLAQNNLLGYGHTASLSLQISSIRQLFQLSYLDPYVLDTQWTGSIDLYRSELLFSGFDRSANGGSLTAGYDFSNVAPWLEDFRLFLTYTLEQVNVTAAVGTQDVLANQFTAGRTSSIRISFNYDKRDNRLFPTNGHLESASAEFASSLLGSQNLFQRFRVIERFYRPLVLGMVFKTNISVGYIRATDPINHPVAISEKFFEGGINSIRGYTLRSISPTLPIAGVSEPNAGIVEFPVGGNKELITNWEIEFPIFGAAGLRGVVFYDAGNVFSEKENFFQSSQRGGTLPLGLFHSTGFGLRWFSPLGPLRFEVGFPLTRRPIDDSYLFEFTIGNFF is encoded by the coding sequence ATCGCGCGAATCAACGTGCAGGGGAACCGCCGGGTCGAGACCGACGCGATCCGCGCCGCCATGCCGATGAAGCCCGGCGACAGCTACGACAGGGAAAAGCTGAAGAGCGCCCTGCTCGCAGTCTGGAAGATGGGCTACTTCAACGACGTCAAGCTCGACGTCAGCGCCGCCAAGCCGCCGCTCACCGGGTACACGCTCACCGTGCTCGTCAGCGAGAAGCCGGCGGTGCGCGAGATCAAGCTGCAGGGCAACGAAGAGCTCTCCAAGGACGATTTCAAGGATACCATCGAGGTCAAGCCGTTCCAGATCCTCGATCAGCAGGCGGTGCGGAAGTCGGCGAGGAAGATGCAGGAGAAGTACGTGGAGAAAGGCTTCTTCCTCGCCGAAGTGACGCCGAAGATCGTGCCGCTGCCGAACAACGAAGTGAACGTCATCTTCCAGGTCAACGAGCACGCGAAGATCACGGTCAAGGAGGTCCGCTTCGTCGGCAACCACGCGCTCAGCGATTCCGAGCTGAAGGACGCGATGCTGACCCAGGAAGGCGGTCCGTTCTCGTTCCTCACCGGCGCGGGGACCTACCGCGAGGAGGCGTTCCAGCGCGACGAGGTGGTGCTGCAGGGGCTCTACTTCGACCAGGGCTACATCTACGTGAAATTCGGCAAGCCCGCGATCGAGCTCTCTCCGGACAAGCGCTACATCTTCATCACCATGCCCATCGAGGAGGGCGATCCCTTCGACGTCGGCAAGATCGACGTCGGAGGAGACCTGCTCGTCCCTCGCGAACAGCTGCTCGGGTTGATCGGGACGCGCAGCGGCGAGCGCTTCTCGAAGACCCGCCTGCAGAACGACATGAACCGGCTCCTCGACGTCTACAAGGACAAGGGCTACGCCTACGCCAACGTCACTCCGGACACTGCCGTCGACGCCGAGAAGAGGCTCGTCGATCTCACCTACGTGTTCCAGAAAGGCCAGCCGGTCACCATCGAGAAGATCGAGATGGTCGGCAACAACAAGACCCGCGACAAGGTCATCCGCCGCGAGATGCGCATCGCGGAGGGAGATCTCTACAGCGGCACCGGCGTGCGCGCTTCCAAGGCGCGGGTCACGGCCCTCGGCTTCTTCGACAGCGTCGAGATCAACCAGAAGCGAGGGACCACGGACGACAAGATGATCCTCGAGGTGTCGGTGAAGGAGAAGCTCACCGGCACGTTCCAGGTGGGCTTCGGCTTTGCCGGCGGGGAGAACTTCTTCGGCCAGGCGCAGCTCGCGCAGAACAACCTCCTCGGATACGGCCACACCGCTTCTCTTTCGCTGCAGATCTCCAGCATCCGCCAGCTCTTCCAGCTCAGCTATCTCGACCCGTACGTGCTCGACACGCAATGGACCGGCTCCATCGATCTGTACCGGAGCGAGCTGCTCTTCTCGGGATTCGACCGGTCGGCGAACGGCGGATCGCTCACCGCCGGATACGACTTCAGCAACGTCGCGCCCTGGCTGGAGGACTTCCGTCTCTTCCTCACCTACACGCTGGAGCAGGTCAACGTGACCGCCGCGGTCGGCACGCAGGACGTGCTCGCGAACCAGTTCACCGCGGGCCGCACCTCGAGCATCCGCATCTCCTTCAACTACGACAAGCGCGACAACCGCCTCTTTCCCACCAACGGCCACCTCGAGTCGGCGTCGGCGGAATTCGCGTCGTCCCTGTTGGGCAGCCAGAACCTCTTCCAGCGCTTCCGCGTGATCGAGCGATTCTACCGGCCTCTCGTGCTCGGCATGGTGTTCAAGACGAACATCTCGGTCGGCTACATCCGCGCGACGGATCCCATCAACCATCCCGTCGCCATCAGCGAGAAATTCTTCGAAGGCGGCATCAACTCCATCCGCGGCTACACCCTGCGCAGCATCTCGCCGACGCTGCCCATCGCAGGGGTCAGCGAGCCGAACGCCGGAATCGTCGAGTTCCCTGTCGGAGGCAACAAGGAGCTGATCACCAACTGGGAGATCGAGTTTCCCATCTTCGGAGCGGCCGGCCTTCGCGGCGTCGTCTTCTACGACGCCGGCAACGTCTTCTCGGAGAAGGAGAACTTCTTCCAGAGCTCGCAGCGCGGCGGGACCCTGCCGCTGGGCCTCTTCCACAGCACGGGGTTTGGCCTCCGCTGGTTCTCACCCCTCGGCCCGCTGCGCTTCGAGGTCGGCTTTCCGCTCACCCGCAGGCCCATCGACGACTCGTATCTGTTCGAGTTCACGATCGGGAACTTCTTCTAG
- a CDS encoding OmpH family outer membrane protein, giving the protein MRRFLVALALVVAARGALAQGMKIGYVDVQRAVQEVEEGKAARGRLQAELAQKRGDLEKKRGDLEKMRADYDKQAPVLSDDAKRQRQEQLQKAFLEAQTAAGQMQEELSGKEQEAMQSISKRLLQVVAEISDRENFTFVLDKAALLYAPAASDMTNEVVRRYNERFGKGETKAAKTATPAKPPPPAPPKK; this is encoded by the coding sequence ATGCGTCGTTTCCTCGTTGCCCTAGCCTTGGTTGTCGCTGCCCGCGGTGCGCTCGCGCAGGGCATGAAGATCGGCTACGTCGACGTTCAGCGTGCCGTGCAGGAGGTGGAGGAAGGGAAGGCCGCGCGAGGCCGCCTCCAGGCGGAGCTCGCGCAGAAGCGCGGCGATCTGGAGAAGAAGCGCGGCGATCTGGAGAAGATGCGGGCCGACTACGACAAGCAAGCGCCGGTCCTTTCCGACGACGCGAAGCGCCAGCGGCAGGAGCAGCTGCAGAAGGCGTTCCTCGAGGCCCAGACCGCCGCCGGGCAGATGCAGGAAGAGCTCTCCGGCAAGGAGCAGGAAGCGATGCAGAGCATCTCCAAGCGGCTGCTGCAGGTGGTCGCGGAAATCAGCGACCGCGAGAATTTCACCTTCGTGCTCGACAAGGCCGCTCTGCTCTACGCTCCCGCTGCCTCCGACATGACCAACGAAGTGGTGCGCCGCTACAACGAGCGCTTCGGCAAGGGCGAGACGAAGGCGGCGAAGACGGCCACGCCCGCGAAGCCGCCGCCGCCGGCGCCGCCCAAGAAGTAA
- the lpxD gene encoding UDP-3-O-(3-hydroxymyristoyl)glucosamine N-acyltransferase: MRTDATQLSLEELARRIGAELRGPAANGMSGVAPLESAGPSQIAFYANPRYRKELAATRAGAVIVSEDDVPHVPASAARLVAPQPYVAFAKASALFHEELVVEPGIQRGALIDETADVHPTAAISPGAYVGPGAKIGAHTTLHAGARVLDCARVGEGCLLWPGAVVRERCIVGDRVILQPNAVVGSDGFGFAFDLEGDGNGPIHRKVPQAGIARVEDDVEVGACSCIDRATLGETVVGRGTKIDNLVQVGHNVHVGPLCLLVAQCGISGSTELGQGVILAGQVGVVGHLRIGDGARIGAQSGVAHDVQEGETLSGYPAIAHRDWLRMSAALPRVPDLLREVRKLQQRVEQLEKERK; the protein is encoded by the coding sequence GTGCGCACCGACGCGACGCAACTCTCGCTGGAGGAGCTCGCAAGGCGCATCGGAGCGGAGCTGCGCGGCCCCGCCGCGAACGGCATGTCGGGCGTTGCCCCCCTGGAGTCGGCGGGTCCTTCGCAGATCGCTTTTTACGCGAATCCCCGGTACCGCAAGGAGCTTGCCGCGACCCGTGCCGGGGCGGTGATCGTCTCCGAGGACGACGTCCCTCACGTTCCCGCTTCCGCTGCCCGGCTGGTCGCGCCGCAGCCCTATGTCGCCTTCGCCAAGGCGAGCGCGCTGTTCCACGAGGAGCTGGTCGTCGAGCCCGGGATCCAGCGCGGCGCGCTGATCGACGAGACCGCCGACGTCCATCCCACCGCCGCCATTTCCCCCGGCGCCTACGTGGGCCCGGGCGCGAAGATCGGCGCCCATACGACGCTGCATGCCGGGGCTCGCGTGCTCGATTGCGCCCGCGTCGGCGAAGGCTGCCTGCTCTGGCCCGGCGCGGTGGTCCGCGAGCGCTGCATCGTCGGGGACCGCGTCATCCTCCAACCCAACGCGGTGGTGGGCAGCGACGGCTTCGGTTTCGCCTTCGACCTGGAGGGCGACGGCAACGGCCCCATCCACCGCAAGGTGCCGCAGGCGGGAATCGCGCGCGTCGAGGACGACGTCGAGGTGGGCGCCTGCTCCTGCATCGACCGCGCCACCCTCGGCGAGACGGTGGTGGGGCGCGGCACCAAGATCGACAATCTGGTGCAGGTAGGCCACAACGTGCACGTCGGACCCCTCTGTCTGCTCGTCGCCCAATGCGGCATCAGCGGGTCGACGGAGCTGGGGCAAGGCGTCATCCTCGCCGGTCAGGTCGGCGTGGTCGGGCACTTGCGCATCGGCGACGGAGCGCGCATCGGTGCGCAATCGGGCGTCGCCCACGACGTGCAGGAAGGCGAAACGCTCAGCGGCTACCCGGCCATCGCCCACCGCGATTGGCTGCGCATGAGCGCTGCCCTCCCGCGCGTTCCCGACCTCTTGCGCGAAGTGCGCAAGCTGCAGCAGCGGGTGGAGCAGCTGGAGAAGGAGCGAAAGTGA